From Equus przewalskii isolate Varuska chromosome 30, EquPr2, whole genome shotgun sequence, a single genomic window includes:
- the C1QL3 gene encoding complement C1q-like protein 3 — protein MVLLLVILIPVLVSSAGTSAHYEMLGTCRMVCDPYGGTKAPSTAATPDRGLMQSLPTFIQGPKGEAGRPGKAGPRGPPGEPGPPGPVGPPGEKGEPGRQGLPGPPGAPGLNAAGAISAATYSTVPKIAFYAGLKRQHEGYEVLKFDDVVTNLGNHYDPTTGKFTCSIPGIYFFTYHVLMRGGDGTSMWADLCKNNQVRASAIAQDADQNYDYASNSVVLHLEPGDEVYIKLDGGKAHGGNNNKYSTFSGFIIYAD, from the exons ATGGTGCTGCTGCTGGTCATCCTCATCCCGGTGCTGGTGAGCTCGGCCGGCACGTCGGCGCACTACGAGATGCTGGGCACCTGCCGCATGGTCTGCGACCCCTACGGGGGCACCAAGGCGCCCAGCACGGCCGCCACGCCGGACCGCGGCCTCATGCAGTCCCTGCCCACCTTCATCCAGGGCCCCAAAGGCGAGGCCGGCAGGCCCGGGAAGGCGGGCCCGCGTGGGCCTCCCGGTGAGCCCGGGCCGCCGGGCCCCGTGGGCCCCCCGGGCGAGAAGGGTGAGCCCGGCCGCCAAGGCCTGCCGGGCCCGCCCGGGGCGCCCGGCCTGAACGCGGCTGGGGCCATCAGCGCCGCCACCTACAGCACGGTGCCCAAGATCGCCTTCTACGCCGGCCTCAAGCGGCAGCACGAAGGCTATGAGGTGCTCAAGTTCGACGACGTGGTCACCAACCTCGGTAACCACTACGATCCCACCACGGGCAAGTTCACCTGCTCCATCCCGGGCATCTACTTCTTCACCTACCACGTCCTGATGCGTGGAGGGGACGGCACCAGCATGTGGGCTGATCTCTGCAAAAACAACCAG GTGCGTGCTAGTGCGATTGCCCAAGACGCTGATCAGAATTACGACTACGCCAGTAACAGTGTGGTTCTTCATTTGGAGCCAGGAGACGAAGTCTACATCAAATTAGATGGCGGGAAAGCCCACGGAGGAAACAACAATAAATACAGCACATTTTCTGGATTTATTATTTATGCTGACTGA